The Larus michahellis chromosome 2, bLarMic1.1, whole genome shotgun sequence genome window below encodes:
- the SOSTDC1 gene encoding sclerostin domain-containing protein 1 — protein MLLPAIHFYGFLLACIFTKSYLAFKNDATEILYSHVVKPAAASPSSNSTLNQARNGGRHYTSTGSDRNNRVQVGCRELRSTKYISDGQCTSINPLKELVCAGECLPLPLLPNWIGGGYGTKYWSRRSSQEWRCVNDKTRTQRIQLQCQDGSIRTYKITVVTACKCKRYTRQHNESSHNFEGTSQAKPIQHHKERKRASKSSKHSTS, from the exons ATGCTTCTCCCTGCCATTCACTTCTATGGCTTTCTCCTAGCTTGCATCTTCACGAAAAGCTACTTGGCTTTCAAGAACGATGCCACAGAGATACTTTATTCACACGTTGTTAAACCTGCTGCAGCGAGCCCGAGCAGCAATAGCACGCTGAATCAAGCCAGGAATGGAGGCAGGCACTACACCAGCACTGGATCCGACCGTAACA ATCGTGTTCAAGTTGGCTGTCGGGAACTGAGATCCACCAAGTACATTTCAGATGGCCAGTGCACCAGCATCAATCCACTGAAGGAGCTGGTGTGTGCTGGTGAATGCCTCCCTTTGCCACTGCTCCCCAACTGGATTGGAGGAGGTTATGGAACCAAGtactggagcaggaggagctcGCAAGAGTGGAGATGTGTCAATGACAAAACACGCACCCAGAGGATCCAGCTTCAGTGCCAGGATGGAAGTATAAGAACCTACAAAATAACTGTGGTCACGGCCTGCAAGTGCAAGCGATACACCAGGCAGCACAATGAGTCCAGCCACAACTTTGAGGGAACCTCCCAAGCAAAACCTATCCAGCAtcacaaagagaggaaaagagccaGTAAATCCAGCAAACACAGTACAAGTTAG